In one Haemophilus parainfluenzae genomic region, the following are encoded:
- the pdxY gene encoding pyridoxal kinase: protein MKNVLAIQSHVVYGFAGNKSATFPMQLLGVDVWALNTVQFSNHTQYGKWTGMVIPQEQIGEIANGLDAIGKLQECDALLSGYLGSAEQVDQIIYALEKIKARNPNALYLCDPVMPNAEKVCVVADGVRERLIEKAIPRADIMTPNLSELRTLSDFPINTFDDVLKAANALVAKGVKKVLVKHLGKAGKLNDPDTFEIIMATPEGVWHLSRPLYKFNFEPVGVGDLIAGTFLAHYLNCGNDVEAFEKMNNAVAGVMKTTFDLKSYELQPIAARFEILNPSTNYKAVKVA from the coding sequence ATGAAAAACGTATTAGCAATCCAATCTCACGTAGTTTATGGTTTTGCCGGTAATAAATCCGCCACTTTTCCAATGCAGCTATTAGGCGTGGATGTATGGGCACTCAATACCGTGCAATTCTCTAACCATACTCAATATGGCAAATGGACGGGCATGGTGATTCCACAAGAGCAAATTGGTGAAATTGCTAACGGTTTAGATGCTATTGGAAAACTGCAAGAATGTGATGCGTTGCTTTCTGGCTATTTAGGTTCAGCTGAGCAAGTTGACCAAATTATCTATGCTTTAGAAAAAATCAAAGCACGTAACCCAAATGCACTTTACTTGTGCGATCCTGTTATGCCAAATGCCGAAAAAGTCTGCGTGGTGGCCGATGGTGTACGTGAACGCTTAATTGAAAAAGCGATTCCACGTGCGGACATCATGACACCAAATCTTTCAGAGCTTCGTACGCTTTCTGACTTCCCTATCAATACGTTTGACGATGTGCTGAAAGCCGCTAATGCATTAGTGGCTAAAGGTGTGAAGAAAGTGTTAGTTAAACACTTAGGTAAAGCTGGTAAATTAAATGATCCTGATACCTTTGAAATTATTATGGCGACACCTGAAGGTGTATGGCATTTAAGTCGTCCGCTTTATAAATTTAACTTTGAACCTGTTGGTGTGGGTGATTTAATTGCGGGAACTTTCTTGGCGCATTACTTAAACTGTGGCAATGATGTTGAAGCTTTTGAAAAAATGAATAATGCTGTTGCTGGCGTAATGAAAACTACCTTTGATTTAAAATCTTACGAACTCCAACCTATTGCTGCACGTTTTGAAATCTTAAATCCAAGCACAAACTACAAAGCTGTTAAAGTGGCCTAA
- the accA gene encoding acetyl-CoA carboxylase carboxyl transferase subunit alpha, which yields MSQEYLDFELPIAELEAKIEALRSASDDKIDLHDEIKRLQKKSDELTKKTFANLDAWQVSRMARHPNRPYTLDYIEHIFTDFQELAGDRAFADDKAIVGGLARLDGRAVMIIGHQKGRTVKDKVTRNFGMPAPEGYRKALRLMQMAERFNLPIITFIDTPGAYPGIGAEERGQSEAIARNLREMSTLKVPVICTVIGEGGSGGALAIGVGDKVNMLQYSTYSVISPEGCASILWKSAEKASTAAEVMGLTATRLKELGLIDNIVQEPLGGAHRNYHEMARNLKQCLVEELNELDTFDKDGLLERRYERLMSYGYC from the coding sequence ATGAGCCAAGAATATTTAGATTTTGAATTACCTATTGCTGAACTTGAAGCCAAAATTGAAGCACTACGTTCAGCATCTGATGACAAAATTGATTTACACGATGAAATTAAACGCTTACAAAAGAAAAGCGATGAATTAACCAAAAAAACCTTTGCAAATCTTGATGCATGGCAGGTTTCTCGTATGGCACGTCACCCAAATCGTCCATACACGCTTGATTATATCGAACATATTTTTACTGATTTCCAAGAACTTGCGGGCGATCGTGCCTTTGCCGATGATAAAGCAATCGTAGGTGGTCTTGCTCGTTTAGATGGTCGCGCGGTAATGATTATCGGTCACCAAAAAGGTCGTACAGTAAAAGATAAAGTAACACGTAACTTTGGTATGCCGGCACCTGAAGGCTATCGTAAAGCATTACGTTTAATGCAAATGGCTGAGCGTTTTAACTTACCTATTATTACCTTTATCGACACGCCAGGGGCTTACCCAGGTATCGGTGCAGAAGAGCGCGGTCAATCTGAGGCGATTGCTCGTAACTTACGTGAAATGTCTACCTTAAAAGTACCTGTTATCTGTACGGTAATCGGTGAAGGCGGTTCTGGTGGTGCATTAGCCATTGGTGTCGGCGACAAAGTAAATATGTTGCAATATTCAACTTATTCCGTTATTTCACCGGAAGGCTGTGCTTCTATCTTATGGAAAAGCGCAGAAAAAGCGTCAACCGCAGCCGAAGTCATGGGCTTAACCGCAACTCGTTTAAAAGAGTTAGGTTTAATTGATAATATCGTTCAAGAGCCATTAGGTGGTGCGCATCGTAATTATCATGAAATGGCACGTAATTTAAAACAATGCCTTGTTGAAGAACTAAACGAACTCGATACCTTCGACAAAGATGGCTTATTAGAAAGACGTTATGAACGTTTAATGTCTTACGGTTATTGTTAA